The genomic window CGGTGTAGCTGATCCCCGCCTCCGAGTTGAGGCGGGCACTGACCGCGTCCTTCTTCAGCATCGTGCCGACGCGGTAGTGCTTGCCGATCTCCCGCAGGAAGTCGATCGCCGAGAGCGGTGCGGTCCAATCGAGGTTGTTGACCATGCGCGCGGCGTTGTCGCCCTCGAAGCTGAGGAAGCGTTCGATCTGCGCCCGGAGCGACTGCACCCACTCGGCGACGGTGTCCGGCGTGTTCAGCGTACGCTCGGCGGTCGGTCGTGGGTCGCCGATGAGGCCGGTCGAACCGCCGACGAGCCCGAGCGGGCGGTGTCCGGCCAGCTGCAGCCGACGCATGACGAGCAGCTGGACCAGATTGCCCAGGTGGAGGCTCGCAGCCGTCGGGTCGAACCCGCAGTAGTAGGTGATCGGCGCTCCACCGAGCAGACGCTTCAGCTCCTGCTGATCCGTCGACACATGGACGAGCCCGCGCCAGACGAGTTCGTCCCAGACGTCCTCGAAGGTCGGATCGTTGCGCTGGTCAGGAAGAGCGAGGTTCGACACGCTTGCAAGGCTATCAGCGCAGGATCGGCGGCTGGATCGGGTGCATCGGCACCGGCGCGATCGCGGCGATCGTGATGTGCAGGAATTCCTTTCATTCGTCGGAGTTGTGGAAATACCTACACGTTGCGACTAGGGTGATCGAGCCGAGCCACCGCCGGGAGGAGAGCCGTGTACGTGCTGACCGTCGATCAGATCGCAAGCCGAACCGGCCCTGATCGCGCCGCCGATGTGATCGACTCGATCAACGACCGGTTCGCGGACCGCCTGCTCCTCCAGGCCGAACGCACGGCGGGGGACGAGTTCCAGCTCGCCACCGATGACGCCGGGATCGCGCTCGCCATCGCCTTCGACCTCCTCCGGGATCGTGGCTGGAGCGTGGGCATCGGACAAGGCGACGTCCGACGTCCGCTCCCCGAGTCGACCCGAGCCGCGACCGGTCAGGCCTTCTACGCTGCGAGGGAGGCTGTCACGCGGGCCAAACGGGCACCCTTCCGGTTCGCGCTCGAGGCGGCCGACCAGCAGGGCGGCGCCGATGTCGAAGCGCTCATCGTGCTCCTCCTCCACCTCCGCGACCGGAGGACCGACGGCGGATGGGAGGTCGCCGACCTGCTCGCGGCCGGCGCGACCCAGTCCGAGGCCGCGGCACGACTCGGCATCACCGAGAGTTCGGTCAGTCGCCGGGTCGCGGCCGCCGGAGTCCGAGCCGAAGCCGCGGCGACCACCGCGCTCATCCGCCTCCTGGCGAAGCTCGACCAGGACGCCTCCGTGCACCACCCCGACGACCGAAAGGACGAGCGATGAACCTCGTCACGCTCACGCCCATCACCTGGCCGACCGTCATCGGCCTCCTCGGAAGCGCGCTCGTCTTCCTCCTGCTGGCCCGGATGCTGAGCGCGCGTCTCGCAGATCGTCTCATGGTCGTGGCGGCGGCCCTCATGGTGGTCGGGGCCATCCTGATCGCGCTCGTCCCCTCGATCCCGCCGACCGGTCCTGCACTCGTGCTCCTCGGCGTCTTCGTCCTGGCCGTCGCGGTCGCCGGCGGTGGTCCGGTCGCCTCCTTCGTCCTCACCCTCGCGACGAAGGGCAGCGTCGCCCCCGGAATCCACGGGGGCATCCTCGTGGAGCGCCGGAACCCGAGCGCCTCGCAGGTCGTCGGACGTCCGATCGAAGTGCTGCGCGGCGGGACCGCCATCGGGATCCTCGAACGGCTCGCCCTCGTCGCCGCGTTGTTCTCCGGCTATCCGGAGGCGATCGCGGTCATCGTCGCGGTGAAGGGTGTCGGACGCCTCACCGAACTCGACTCGGCCGAGGCGCGCGAGCGGTTCATCATCGGCTCGCTCGCCAGCCTCCTCTGGGCTGCCGGGGTGGCGTCGATCCTGCTGCTCGCGCGAGGCTGAGTCGGCGGATCAGTCCACGGCCCTGGGCGAGCGGCGGTAGGGCGAGACGGTCGTCTCCCCCGGCAGCACGAACCGCCACGGGTAGGCGGCTCCCCCACCGACCCCGCTGACGCCCGTCCGCGGACCGGCCGCAGAGGCGAGCGGGCGCTCGGGCAAGCGCAGATCGAAGGGCGGCTCGGCGAGGTCGTCACCCGACTGGTCGAGCGCGATCCCGAGCGCCACGGTGAGCCGCGCCGGTCCTCTGGCCAGGTCGCGATCCGGCACCCGTTCACCGCGTCGCAGCCGCGCGAGCTCCAGGCCCGCGACGACCTCGCCGGCACGCAGGAGGACGGCCGACGCCGTGCCGACGGGTGAGCACACGACGTTGACGCACACGTGCATGCCGTAGCTGAAGTAGGCGTACAGATGCCCGGGCGGACCGAACATCGGACTCGTGCGCGGGGTCGGACCACGGTGCGCATGGGATCCGGGATCCTCGCCGACC from Plantibacter flavus includes these protein-coding regions:
- a CDS encoding DNA-3-methyladenine glycosylase, translating into MTTAGPLRALTSGSALEVAPALLGAVLSHTTPEGTVSVRLTEVEAYLGVGEDPGSHAHRGPTPRTSPMFGPPGHLYAYFSYGMHVCVNVVCSPVGTASAVLLRAGEVVAGLELARLRRGERVPDRDLARGPARLTVALGIALDQSGDDLAEPPFDLRLPERPLASAAGPRTGVSGVGGGAAYPWRFVLPGETTVSPYRRSPRAVD